One genomic segment of Danio aesculapii chromosome 15, fDanAes4.1, whole genome shotgun sequence includes these proteins:
- the si:ch211-181d7.1 gene encoding NACHT, LRR and PYD domains-containing protein 3: MDPPLRFNDGNTPSDYRNSLINFKRTGSSASSCVSAKSHQSMDPPLHFNNGNTTSDYRYSPAQLTITRSPASSCLSVKSHQSMDPPLRFNDGNTISDYRYSLINFVRTGSSASSCVSAKSHQSMDPPLHFNNGNTTSDYRYRAVYQSMDPPLHVNGVKNTSSNYRCSHEILNIFRSNLKNKFRCLYEGATEQGNPTLLNEIYTELYITESESGEISNEHEVRQIETQSRRSTTEDTPIKCRDIFTPLPGQDKAIRTVLTKGVAGIGKTVSVQKFILDWAEEKENQDVQLIFPLPFREINLMKDKTLSLSDLLHVFFPQTKDFDIFSDKYKILFIFDGLDECRLPLNFKINETLQHVTKTSSVDVLLTNLIMGNLLPSALIWITSRPAAADLVPSECVHRVTEVRGFNDPQKEEYFRKRISDHSLANTIISHLKSSRSLYIMCHIPVFCWISATVLEKMLSEAETTEIPKTLTQMYTHFLMTQINTKDMKYTGKKDKDMIFKLGKLAYEQLERGNVIFYEEDLRECGIDVAEASVYSGLCTRIFREEFGLYQGKVFSFVHLSIQEHLAALYVHLSFTNHNRNVFEPITKQSLHSMIRDWFKPKPSKQVSISELHQRAVDEALQGKNGDLDLFLRFLLGLSVENNQILLQGLTKLTRCCSDSMETADYIKKKIRTTHSPEKFINLFHCLNELGDHSLVKEVTQYLRSGTIKESKLSSSHWSAVAFVLLTSEEELNEFDFKTFVEGNNKAENLHVFKKLVPVIKEVRLVHLSDCGLTSEGCAALASALRSNPSHLRELNLSWNKLGDSGVSLLCAAFKSPLCKLKILWLWDCGITSEGCAAFASALRLNPEHLRELVLSWNKLGDLGVKLFCGALQDPNCKLGKLWLRDCGVTAEGCVALASALKSNPKHLKHLSLSENCLGGSEVLILSDLQSNPHYKLKELYY, from the exons ATGGATCCACCGCTACGTTTTAATGATGGAAACACACCATCTGACTACAGGAACAG TTTAATCAACTTCAAGAGAACAGGATCATCAGCTTCTAGTTGTGTGTCTGCGAAGAGTCATCAGTCTATGGATCCACCACTACACTTTAATAATGGAAACACTACATCTGACTACAGATACAG TCCAGCACAGCTCACGATAACAAGATCACCAGCTTCAAGTTGTCTATCTGTGAAGAGTCATCAGTCTATGGATCCACCGCTACGTTTTAATGATGGAAACACTATATCCGACTACAGATACAg TTTAATCAACTTCGTAAGAACAGGATCATCAGCTTCTAGTTGTGTGTCTGCGAAGAGTCATCAGTCTATGGATCCACCACTACACTTTAATAATGGAAACACTACATCTGACTACAGATACag AGCTGTGTATCAGTCTATGGATCCACCACTACATGTTAATGGTGTAAAAAACACTTCATCTAACTACAGATGCAG cCATGAAATCCTCAACATATTTAGATCAAATCTAAAGAATAAGTTCCGGTGTCTGTATGAGGGAGCAACGGAACAAGGTAACCCAACACTCCTGAATGAGATCTACACAGAGCTCTACATCACAGAGAGTGAGAGTGGAGAGATCAGTAATGAGCATGAGGTGAGACAGATTGAGACACAATCCAGGAGATCAACAACAGAGGACACACCGATCAAATGCAGAGACATCTTTACACCTTTACCTGGACAAGACAAAGCCATCAGGACTGTGCTGACGAAGGGAGTTGCTGGCATTGGAAAAAccgtctctgtgcagaagttcatcCTGGACTGGGCTGAAGAGAAGGAGAATCAGGACGTCCAGCTCATATTTCCACTTCCTTTCAGAGAGATCAATCTGATGAAGGACAAAACACTCAGTCTGTCAGATCTCCTGCATGTCTTTTTCCCTCAAACTAAAGACTTTGACATTTTTAGTgacaaatacaaaatattgttcatctttgatggtctggaCGAGTGTCGTCTTCCCTTAAATTTCAAAATCAATGAGACTCTACAACATGTGACCAAAACATCATCAGTGGACGTGCTGCTGACGAACCTGATTATGGGGAAtctgcttccctctgctctcatctggatcacctccagaccagcagcagcagATCTCGTCCCCTCTGAGTGTGTCCATCGAGTGACAGAGGTACGAGGCTTCAATGACCCTCAGAAGGAGGAATACTTCAGGAAGAGAATCAGTGATCATAGTCTGGCCAATACAATCATCTCACACCTGAAGTCCTCCAGGAGCCTCTACATCATGTGCCACATCCCAGTGTTCTGCTGGATCTCAGCCACTGTTCTGGAGAAGATGTTGAGTGAAGCAGAGACTACAGAGATCCCCAAGACTCTCActcagatgtacacacacttccTGATGACACAGATCAACACCAAAGACATGAAGTATActggaaaaaaagacaaagacaTGATCTTCAAACTGGGGAAACTGGCGTATGAGCAGCTGGAAAGAGGCAATGTGATCTTCTATGAGGAAGACCTGAGAGAGTGTGGCATTGATGTGGCAGAAGCTTCAGTTTACTCAGGATTGTGCACTCGGATCTTCAGAGAGGAGTTTGGCTTGTATCAGGGGAAAGTCTTCAGCTTTGTTCATCTGAGCATTCAGGAACATCTAGCAGCTCTATATGTGCACCTCTCCTTCACAAACCACAACAGAAATGTGTTTGAACCAATTACTAAACAAAGTTTGCACTCCATGATTAGGGACTGGTTTAAACCCAAGCCATCAAAACAAGTTTCAATATCCGAGCTGCATCAGAGAGCTGTAGATGAGGCTCTACAGGGTAAAAATGGAGACCTGGACCTTTTCCTTCGGTTTCTTCTGGGATTGTCAGTCGAAAATAATCAGATTCTCCTACAAGGGCTAACAAAACTGACAAGATGCTGCTCAGACAGCATGGAAACAGCTGATTACATCAAGAAGAAGATCAGGACCACTCACTCTCCAGagaaatttattaatttgtttcactgtctgaatgaactgggGGATCATTCACTAGTGAAGGAAGTAACGCAGTATCTGAGATCTGGAACAATAAAAGAGTCCAAACTCTCTTCTTCCCATTGGTCAGCTGTAGCTTTTGTGCTTCTGACTTCAGAGGAGGAGCTGAATGAATTTGATTTCAAGACGTTTGTTGAAGGAaacaataaagctgaaaatttgcACGTTTTTAAGAAACTTGTGCCAGTGATTAAAGAGGTCAGATTAGTTCA TTTGAGTGATTGTGGTCTCACAAGTGAAGGTTGTGCTGCTTTGGCTTCAGCTCTGAggtcaaacccctcacacctgagagaactCAATCTATCTTGGAATAAACTGGGAGATTCAGGTGTGAGTCTTCTCTGTGCTGCTTTCAAGAGTCCTCTCTGTAAACTGAAGATATTGTG GTTGTGGGACTGTGGAATCACAAGTGAAGGCTGTGCTGCATTTGCTTCAGCTCTGAGATTGAACCCTGAACACCTGAGAGAACTGGTCCTGTCCTGGAATAAACTAGGAGATTTGGGTGTAAAGCTTTTCTGTGGTGCTCTTCAAGATCCTAATTGTAAACTGGGGAAACTGTG GTTGAGAGATTGTGGCGTCACCGCTGAAGGTTGTGTTGCTTTGGCTTCTGCTCTGAAATCAAACCCTAAACACCTTAAACATCTCAGTTTGTCTGAGAATTGCCTCGGAGGTTCTGAAGTGCTAATACTTTCAGATCTGCAGAGCAATCCGCATTACAAACTAAAGGAGCTATATTACT GA